The Hymenobacter sp. 5317J-9 genome has a window encoding:
- a CDS encoding MOSC domain-containing protein codes for MPFPFFGDDKSTVARLLATLPQTGRLEWIGQRPLRREPLLLVPEAELKTDSHMLGDHARPKTGGKRQVTLLQHEHLAAVAGYLGLNAPLDPARLRRNLVVSGLNLLALKNRQIQIGDEVILDITGECHPCSRMEEELGPGGYNAMRGHGGLTAHIAQGGLIRVGDVVRVLS; via the coding sequence ATGCCTTTTCCCTTCTTCGGCGACGACAAATCGACCGTGGCCCGCCTGCTGGCCACCCTGCCCCAAACCGGCCGCCTGGAGTGGATTGGCCAGCGCCCGCTGCGGCGCGAGCCTTTGCTTTTGGTGCCCGAGGCAGAGCTGAAAACCGATTCGCACATGCTCGGCGACCACGCTCGGCCCAAGACCGGCGGCAAGCGCCAGGTCACGCTCCTGCAGCACGAGCACCTGGCGGCGGTGGCCGGCTACCTGGGCCTGAACGCGCCACTGGACCCCGCCCGCCTGCGCCGCAACCTGGTGGTGAGCGGCCTGAACCTGCTGGCCCTGAAAAACCGCCAGATTCAAATCGGCGACGAAGTCATTCTCGACATCACCGGCGAGTGCCACCCCTGCTCGCGCATGGAAGAAGAGCTGGGCCCTGGCGGCTACAACGCAATGCGCGGGCACGGCGGCCTCACAGCACACATCGCGCAGGGTGGCCTCATTCGGGTGGGCGACGTGGTGCGGGTGCTGAGCTGA
- a CDS encoding fibronectin type III domain-containing protein has protein sequence MSSNRNNYRISPVDGSLVATDTPLAYVGGTPATPGVVTAAYTNSTIGSTSTTLYDLDKANGNILTIQSPPAAGTLTRTTPTLVYNGFDNLTNSLALGLDIANNSTLGYLIQTTVANGSGISSTNLFDVNLSTGVVDNKRTVIPTAQSAGFNVFDLAVPIAAPVCDAPTNPASGGVTSTGATITFTPNALATNYTVTVTPANGPATTQTATTSPVTLTGLTPNTSYTVSIVSNCFAGALSSSAVSTTFTTLAPVCTAPSGLAASGVTNTSGTVTFTGSPSATSYTVTTSPATTTQTLPANATSVSFTGLAPSTTYTVSIVSNCAAGATAAPVTIDFTTAAPNPAPVITSLSPSSATAGGAGFTLTVTGTGFVSGAVVNFNGSPRTTTFVSATSLTATIPASDIATAGTYNVTVTNPAPGGGTSAAATFTVNNPAPAITSLSPASVTAGAAPQTLTVTGTNFVSGASQVTFNGTARTTTFVSATQLTIGLTAADQATPGTYNVTVTTAGPGGGTSAPATFTVNAAPCNAPSGLAATNVTSNSATVNFTGSGTATGYTVTTSPTTTTQTLPAGATSVSFTGLNPSTTYTVSIVSNCAGGATSSAATVNFSTTAAPLTDLTVSSPQPVQGNYNNVTVTSGGIANLTGPLTVAGTLTVQSGGTLVQNCQPITGTGSFVLQANANLVICDPAGIAATGATGAIQVSGTRTFSPDASYGYAGSAAQVTGPGLPGRVLNLAVQNAAGVTLSQAVSITQRVALQSGDLITNGQTLTLLSSAAGTAIVVNTGGVVNGAATVQRYIDPTRNAGLGYRHFSSPVQSSTVADLATSNFTPVVNPDYNTVGNTVVPFPTVFSYNETRVNTSGGAGSSDFDKGFMSPPALNSLLIVSQGYTVNISAGQVVDFVGVPFTGTLSVNGLTRGTQAQSGWHLRGNPYPSALDWNLVVNNGRLGNVDNTLYVFKSSGQYTGSYASYVNGQSTNGGTNVLPVAQGFFVRTSAAGASGSINFTNAERLTTYDTAPFQRGTADTRPQLKLSLSNAAVATQAAIYFEQGATAGFDGAFDAYHLPAPNGLTLATEAGTEALAINGQPALAGADVLLPLQVAALTAGTYTLAVDNLANLPAGYHAYLRDALSGTFTDLATTPSVSLTLAPNAAVGGRYSVLFTTQARVLATAPAALAQLASVYPNPAHGAATLLLPVALRGQQATAVSVVDNLGRTVLARTLAAGAAETLELPLAGLAAGVYSVQARTAAGLVVKRLVVE, from the coding sequence TTGAGCAGCAACCGTAACAACTACCGCATTAGCCCGGTCGACGGCTCGCTGGTGGCCACCGACACGCCGCTGGCTTACGTTGGCGGCACCCCGGCCACGCCCGGCGTGGTCACGGCGGCTTACACCAATTCTACCATTGGCAGCACCAGCACCACGCTCTACGACCTCGACAAGGCCAACGGCAACATCCTGACCATTCAAAGCCCGCCGGCTGCCGGCACGCTTACCCGCACCACGCCTACCCTCGTCTACAACGGCTTTGATAACCTGACCAATTCGCTGGCCCTGGGCCTTGATATTGCGAATAACTCAACGCTGGGCTACCTGATTCAAACGACGGTGGCCAACGGCAGTGGCATTTCGAGCACCAACTTGTTCGACGTGAACCTCTCGACCGGGGTGGTCGACAACAAGCGCACCGTGATTCCCACGGCTCAGTCGGCCGGCTTCAACGTGTTCGACCTGGCCGTGCCCATCGCGGCGCCGGTGTGCGACGCGCCCACCAACCCGGCTTCCGGCGGCGTGACCAGCACCGGGGCCACCATCACGTTTACCCCCAACGCCTTAGCTACCAACTACACCGTGACGGTGACGCCCGCCAACGGCCCCGCCACCACCCAAACCGCCACCACTTCGCCGGTGACGCTGACGGGCCTCACGCCCAACACTAGCTACACGGTGAGCATTGTGAGCAACTGCTTTGCCGGCGCGCTGTCGTCGAGCGCCGTGAGCACCACTTTCACCACGCTGGCGCCGGTTTGCACCGCACCCAGCGGTCTGGCCGCTTCGGGCGTCACCAACACCTCGGGCACGGTGACGTTCACGGGCAGCCCTTCGGCCACAAGCTATACGGTGACGACCTCGCCCGCCACCACCACCCAGACGCTGCCGGCCAACGCCACTTCGGTCAGCTTCACGGGCCTCGCGCCCAGCACCACCTACACGGTGAGCATTGTGAGCAACTGCGCCGCGGGCGCCACGGCCGCGCCGGTCACCATCGACTTCACCACGGCCGCGCCCAACCCGGCGCCGGTCATCACCAGCCTCAGCCCGAGTTCGGCCACGGCCGGCGGCGCTGGGTTTACGCTCACCGTGACGGGCACGGGCTTCGTGTCGGGCGCCGTGGTCAATTTCAACGGCAGCCCCCGCACCACCACCTTTGTGTCGGCCACCAGCCTCACCGCTACCATTCCGGCTTCGGATATTGCCACGGCCGGCACCTACAACGTGACCGTGACCAACCCGGCACCGGGCGGCGGCACCTCGGCCGCGGCCACCTTCACGGTGAACAATCCGGCGCCGGCCATCACCAGCTTGTCGCCGGCTTCGGTAACGGCGGGCGCCGCCCCGCAAACGCTGACCGTGACCGGTACCAATTTCGTGAGCGGCGCTTCGCAGGTAACCTTCAACGGCACGGCCCGCACCACCACGTTCGTGTCGGCTACCCAACTCACCATTGGCCTCACCGCCGCCGACCAGGCCACGCCCGGCACCTACAACGTGACGGTAACCACCGCCGGCCCCGGTGGCGGAACATCAGCCCCAGCCACTTTCACCGTGAATGCGGCGCCCTGCAATGCCCCCTCGGGCTTGGCAGCCACCAACGTCACCAGCAACTCGGCTACGGTGAACTTCACTGGCAGCGGCACGGCCACGGGCTACACCGTGACGACTTCGCCCACTACCACCACGCAAACGCTGCCGGCCGGCGCCACGTCGGTCAGTTTCACGGGCTTGAACCCCAGCACCACCTACACGGTGAGCATTGTGAGCAATTGCGCGGGCGGGGCCACTTCGAGCGCCGCCACGGTGAACTTCTCCACCACGGCGGCCCCGCTCACGGACCTCACGGTGAGCTCGCCGCAACCCGTGCAGGGCAACTACAACAACGTGACCGTGACCAGCGGCGGCATTGCCAACCTCACGGGTCCGCTCACGGTGGCCGGCACCCTGACCGTGCAATCGGGCGGTACCCTAGTGCAGAACTGCCAGCCCATTACCGGAACGGGCAGCTTCGTGCTGCAGGCCAACGCCAACCTGGTCATCTGCGACCCGGCGGGCATTGCCGCTACGGGCGCCACCGGGGCCATTCAGGTTTCGGGCACGCGCACCTTCAGCCCCGACGCCAGCTATGGCTATGCCGGCTCCGCGGCCCAGGTGACGGGCCCGGGCCTGCCCGGCCGGGTGTTGAACCTGGCCGTGCAGAACGCCGCCGGGGTCACCTTGAGCCAGGCCGTAAGCATTACCCAACGCGTGGCGCTGCAATCGGGCGACCTCATTACCAACGGCCAAACCCTGACGCTGCTCTCCTCGGCAGCCGGCACGGCCATTGTGGTGAACACCGGCGGCGTGGTGAACGGCGCCGCCACCGTGCAGCGATACATCGACCCCACCCGCAACGCCGGCCTGGGCTACCGCCACTTCAGCTCGCCGGTGCAGAGCTCTACCGTGGCCGACCTGGCCACCAGCAACTTCACGCCGGTGGTGAACCCGGACTACAACACGGTGGGCAATACCGTGGTGCCTTTCCCCACGGTGTTTAGCTACAACGAAACCCGCGTGAACACCAGCGGCGGCGCCGGCTCCTCGGATTTTGATAAAGGCTTTATGTCGCCCCCGGCGCTCAACAGCCTGCTCATCGTTTCGCAAGGCTACACGGTGAACATCAGCGCCGGCCAGGTGGTCGACTTCGTGGGCGTGCCCTTTACCGGTACGCTGTCGGTCAACGGCCTCACCCGCGGCACCCAGGCCCAAAGCGGCTGGCACTTGCGCGGCAACCCCTACCCCTCGGCCCTCGACTGGAACCTGGTGGTGAACAACGGCCGCCTTGGCAACGTCGACAATACGCTGTACGTGTTCAAGAGCAGCGGCCAATACACCGGCAGCTACGCCAGCTACGTGAACGGCCAAAGCACCAACGGCGGCACCAACGTGCTGCCCGTGGCTCAGGGCTTCTTCGTGCGCACCAGCGCGGCCGGGGCTAGCGGCAGCATCAACTTTACCAACGCCGAGCGCCTGACCACGTACGACACCGCGCCCTTCCAGCGCGGCACCGCCGACACCCGTCCGCAACTGAAGCTGAGCCTAAGCAACGCCGCCGTGGCCACGCAGGCTGCTATTTACTTCGAGCAGGGCGCCACCGCCGGCTTCGACGGGGCCTTTGACGCCTACCACCTGCCCGCGCCGAACGGGCTGACCCTGGCCACCGAGGCCGGCACCGAAGCCCTGGCCATCAACGGCCAACCGGCCCTGGCTGGTGCCGACGTGCTGCTGCCGCTGCAAGTGGCTGCGCTCACGGCCGGCACCTACACGCTGGCCGTCGATAACCTCGCCAACCTGCCCGCCGGCTACCACGCCTACCTGCGCGATGCCCTCAGCGGCACCTTCACCGACCTGGCCACCACGCCGTCGGTGAGCCTTACGCTGGCGCCCAACGCCGCGGTCGGGGGCCGCTACTCCGTGCTCTTCACCACGCAGGCGCGGGTGCTGGCCACGGCGCCTGCCGCCCTGGCCCAACTGGCCAGCGTGTACCCCAACCCGGCCCATGGCGCGGCCACCCTGCTGCTGCCGGTGGCCCTGCGGGGCCAGCAGGCCACGGCCGTGTCGGTGGTCGACAACCTGGGCCGCACGGTGCTCGCCCGCACCCTGGCCGCCGGTGCCGCCGAAACGCTGGAGCTGCCCTTGGCCGGTCTGGCCGCGGGAGTGTACTCGGTGCAAGCCCGCACCGCCGCCGGCCTGGTGGTGAAGCGCCTGGTAGTTGAGTAG
- a CDS encoding PcfJ domain-containing protein, whose amino-acid sequence MFSFGSPHALYEALGVDSALAQLYAACVVGRTGAEEGNILGALRALASKRTGLLHRSELVQSVAALTERYAKRVREVADWKPKSNNVFRQLTSLVRHLFDPYGNTPEWLIESWTRPTLVEDGVNLPDLTVHLGQGHSLRSFPRLPVRLSKRLEHGMREAPAGCTFREALRYAQLAARDALAWWGPVMESRLGRAPLVDDAFWLSVVDFFVAAPMVDPCHFGPVCDWIHQKRSVGIGPEPAQPGFTLKGRSMASVLAHSEQWHRGSARERRQSGGTASPDTSWGGLPVANFLAGPVRIEQLTTAGQLQEEGNAQRNCVATYLQSCRLGRCGIFSLTVDGTRGLTIEVTAHRTVVQVRGKYNRWMTPQEHIWMMQWLNEARLVLSKHVGIDWQD is encoded by the coding sequence ATGTTTTCCTTCGGCTCGCCCCATGCGCTTTACGAAGCCTTGGGCGTCGATTCGGCCCTGGCGCAGCTGTACGCGGCTTGCGTGGTAGGCCGCACCGGCGCGGAAGAGGGCAACATTTTGGGCGCGTTGCGGGCCTTGGCTTCTAAACGCACGGGGCTGTTGCACCGCTCCGAACTGGTCCAAAGCGTAGCAGCTCTAACCGAACGGTATGCCAAGCGAGTACGTGAGGTGGCTGATTGGAAGCCCAAGAGCAATAACGTGTTTCGGCAGCTAACCAGCCTGGTCCGGCATTTATTCGACCCTTACGGCAACACGCCGGAATGGCTGATTGAATCCTGGACGCGCCCGACGCTGGTGGAAGACGGCGTGAACCTGCCCGATTTGACTGTGCACCTGGGGCAGGGGCATTCGCTGCGCAGCTTTCCGCGGCTGCCCGTGCGCCTCAGCAAACGGCTGGAGCACGGCATGCGGGAAGCCCCCGCCGGCTGCACCTTCCGCGAGGCCCTGCGCTACGCCCAACTCGCCGCCCGCGACGCGCTGGCGTGGTGGGGCCCGGTGATGGAATCGCGCCTGGGCCGGGCACCCCTAGTTGATGATGCCTTCTGGCTGAGCGTAGTGGACTTTTTCGTAGCCGCGCCCATGGTCGACCCGTGCCATTTTGGTCCCGTCTGCGACTGGATTCATCAGAAGCGCAGCGTGGGCATTGGGCCGGAGCCGGCCCAGCCGGGCTTCACGCTCAAAGGGCGCAGCATGGCTTCTGTGCTGGCTCACAGCGAACAGTGGCATCGTGGCTCGGCTCGGGAGCGTCGCCAATCGGGCGGCACTGCTTCCCCCGATACCAGTTGGGGCGGGTTGCCGGTGGCCAATTTTCTGGCCGGGCCGGTGCGCATCGAGCAGCTCACCACTGCTGGCCAGCTGCAGGAAGAAGGCAACGCGCAGCGCAACTGCGTGGCTACTTACCTGCAATCGTGCCGCCTGGGCCGCTGCGGCATCTTCTCACTGACCGTGGACGGCACCCGTGGCCTGACCATCGAAGTAACCGCCCACCGCACCGTGGTGCAGGTGCGCGGCAAATACAACCGCTGGATGACTCCGCAGGAGCACATCTGGATGATGCAATGGCTCAATGAAGCCCGCCTGGTGCTGTCGAAACACGTCGGCATTGACTGGCAGGACTAA
- a CDS encoding DUF4394 domain-containing protein, translating to MTTNLRALSALGRHLRYLGCVALLLVSAAASRAQAPAQATTLYGLGTATQPIAPNSTLFFPAGAAVGDQGLITFFTANAGGNANPAAFPVKIAGVQGGQKLVGIDSRPLTGQLYALGYDATIAFDPTNTVKNTQLYTVNVSTGVVTTVGGACRWTWANPPTRCSFSTSASISIP from the coding sequence ATGACCACAAACTTACGTGCGTTGTCGGCCCTAGGCCGGCACCTTCGCTACCTGGGGTGCGTCGCCTTGCTGCTAGTCAGCGCGGCCGCGTCGCGGGCCCAGGCTCCGGCCCAGGCCACTACACTTTACGGCTTGGGCACGGCCACGCAGCCTATTGCTCCCAACAGCACCTTGTTCTTCCCGGCCGGGGCGGCCGTTGGCGACCAGGGCCTCATCACTTTTTTCACCGCCAATGCCGGCGGCAATGCCAACCCCGCCGCCTTTCCGGTGAAGATTGCCGGCGTGCAGGGGGGGCAGAAGCTGGTCGGCATCGACTCGCGCCCCCTCACCGGGCAGCTTTACGCCCTGGGCTACGACGCCACCATCGCCTTCGACCCCACCAACACGGTGAAAAACACGCAGCTCTACACGGTGAACGTGAGCACCGGGGTGGTCACAACGGTTGGGGGGGCCTGTCGCTGGACCTGGGCCAACCCACCAACCCGCTGTTCATTTTCAACATCAGCTTCGATTTCAATCCCGTAG
- a CDS encoding TROVE domain-containing protein, translated as MRFNFFSRDRAPTTVNHEGAAAFVLTPQVELYAAVATAALSDLFYEKADTRLERLRELVAKNDPLFVTQLAVYARESLHLRSVPLVLCVELARLHRGDNLLSRLVARVVQRPDEITELLAYYAQANGRGGTKILNRVSKQLQKGLAISFNRFDGYQLAKYDRAGAVRLRDALFVVHPKARDAAQQALFDQLVRGELPTPYTWETELSAVGQGTYATEADRQTAVRSTWETLIASGKLGYMALLRNLRNLLEANVSAQAMERVCDTLADRFAVARSKQLPFRFLAAYREVKNVQSGHVAGVLAALETAIAHSAVNLRGFGHDTRVVVACDVSSSMQQPISARSKVLLYDVSLVLGMLLQSRCQNVVTGMFGNTWKRISLPRGPVLRNVEAFYQREGEVGYSTNGYLVLRDLRQRQEVVDKVMLFTDVQLWNSTGDGGTLAQEWTEYRRTVAPGARLYLFDLAGHGTAPLEVRPETGVALIAGWSDKVFDVLQALDNGGSALTEIEKIEL; from the coding sequence ATGCGCTTCAACTTCTTCTCCCGAGACCGTGCTCCTACTACCGTCAACCACGAGGGCGCAGCTGCCTTCGTCCTCACGCCCCAGGTTGAATTGTACGCCGCCGTGGCTACCGCCGCGCTCAGCGACTTGTTCTACGAAAAAGCGGATACCCGCCTGGAGCGTTTGCGCGAATTAGTGGCTAAAAACGACCCTCTGTTCGTAACTCAGTTAGCGGTGTATGCCCGCGAAAGCCTGCACTTGCGCTCGGTGCCTTTGGTGCTGTGCGTGGAGCTGGCCCGCCTGCACCGCGGCGACAACCTCCTGAGCCGCCTGGTGGCCCGGGTGGTGCAGCGCCCCGATGAAATCACGGAATTGTTGGCGTACTACGCGCAGGCCAACGGCCGCGGCGGGACCAAAATCCTCAACCGCGTTTCCAAGCAGCTGCAAAAAGGCCTGGCAATCAGCTTCAACCGTTTCGACGGCTACCAGCTGGCCAAGTACGACCGCGCCGGGGCGGTGCGCTTGCGCGATGCCCTGTTCGTGGTGCACCCCAAAGCCCGCGACGCGGCCCAGCAGGCCTTGTTCGACCAGTTGGTGCGCGGTGAACTGCCCACGCCCTACACCTGGGAAACCGAATTGTCGGCGGTAGGGCAGGGCACCTACGCCACCGAGGCCGACCGGCAAACGGCCGTTCGCAGCACCTGGGAAACACTCATTGCCAGCGGCAAGCTGGGCTACATGGCCTTGCTGCGCAACCTCCGCAACCTCCTCGAAGCCAACGTATCGGCCCAGGCCATGGAGCGGGTGTGCGACACCCTGGCCGACCGGTTTGCGGTGGCGCGCAGCAAGCAGCTGCCGTTCCGCTTCCTGGCCGCCTACCGCGAGGTGAAAAACGTGCAGAGCGGCCACGTTGCCGGCGTGCTGGCGGCCCTCGAAACGGCCATCGCGCACAGCGCCGTAAACCTGCGCGGCTTTGGCCACGACACCCGCGTGGTAGTGGCCTGCGACGTGTCGAGCTCCATGCAACAGCCCATTTCGGCGCGCAGCAAAGTGCTGCTCTACGACGTGAGCCTTGTGCTCGGCATGTTGCTCCAGAGCCGCTGCCAGAACGTCGTCACCGGTATGTTCGGCAACACGTGGAAGCGCATCAGCCTGCCCCGCGGGCCGGTGCTCCGCAACGTGGAGGCGTTCTACCAGCGCGAGGGCGAAGTGGGCTACTCCACCAACGGCTACCTCGTGCTGCGCGACCTGCGCCAGCGCCAGGAAGTGGTGGATAAAGTGATGCTCTTCACCGACGTGCAGCTGTGGAACAGCACCGGCGACGGCGGCACCCTGGCCCAGGAATGGACCGAGTACCGCCGCACCGTGGCCCCCGGCGCCCGCCTCTACCTCTTCGACCTGGCCGGGCACGGCACCGCCCCGCTGGAGGTGCGCCCCGAAACGGGCGTGGCCCTCATCGCCGGCTGGTCCGACAAGGTGTTCGACGTGCTCCAGGCCCTGGACAACGGCGGCTCGGCGCTCACCGAAATCGAGAAAATTGAATTGTAA
- a CDS encoding RtcB family protein — MATLLRGNDLRTLGFPEGRAIGLALAQLQRKHLKKLSQTDQLALLGQLLANPKDYLTDLDWSHTAAALLPAPSRHIALVERKPYATFGAEHIDPSAIHQMETAMKLPVTVAGALMPDAHHGYGLPIGGVLATDNAVIPYAVGVDIGCRMALSVFDLPPKYLTQRVQELRTVLLNNTRFGSGRGWERGRRLASAVLERDEFLEIPFLKNKRDKAAEQVGTSGSGNHFVEFGIVEITEAENELGVPVGQYLGVLSHSGSRGLGAGIAEHYTRLAKDVCQLPTEAQHLAWLGLDTEAGQEYWAAMNLAGDYASACHAQIHQRLAKALGERPLAKVENHHNFAWKERLADGREVVVHRKGATPAGAGVLGIIPGSMTAPGFIVRGKGLAESLASASHGAGRLMSRTRAKAELTESGVRKHLAEHGIELIGGGLDEAPMAYKDIHTVMASQRELVDVLGSFTPKIVRMDGA; from the coding sequence ATGGCCACTCTTTTACGCGGCAACGACCTTCGCACCCTCGGGTTTCCCGAAGGCCGGGCCATCGGGCTTGCCCTCGCGCAATTGCAGCGCAAGCACCTCAAAAAACTTTCTCAAACCGACCAGCTTGCGTTGCTAGGTCAACTGTTAGCCAACCCCAAAGACTACCTCACCGACCTCGACTGGAGCCATACCGCGGCGGCCTTGCTGCCGGCACCCTCGCGGCACATTGCCCTGGTCGAGCGCAAGCCCTACGCCACGTTCGGCGCCGAGCACATCGACCCCAGCGCCATCCACCAGATGGAAACGGCCATGAAACTGCCCGTGACCGTGGCCGGGGCCCTCATGCCCGACGCGCACCACGGCTACGGCCTGCCCATCGGCGGCGTGCTGGCCACTGACAACGCGGTGATTCCCTATGCCGTGGGCGTCGACATTGGCTGCCGCATGGCTTTGTCGGTGTTTGATTTGCCGCCCAAGTACCTCACACAGCGCGTGCAGGAACTGCGGACGGTGCTGCTTAACAACACCCGTTTCGGCTCCGGCCGGGGCTGGGAGCGGGGGCGACGCCTGGCCTCGGCCGTGCTGGAGCGCGACGAGTTTCTGGAAATTCCTTTCCTGAAAAACAAGCGCGACAAAGCCGCCGAGCAAGTGGGCACTTCCGGCTCCGGCAACCACTTCGTGGAATTCGGCATTGTCGAAATCACCGAAGCGGAAAACGAGCTGGGCGTGCCGGTGGGCCAGTACCTGGGCGTGCTGTCGCACTCCGGCTCGCGGGGCTTAGGCGCCGGCATTGCCGAGCACTACACCCGCCTGGCCAAAGACGTGTGCCAGTTGCCCACCGAAGCCCAGCACCTCGCCTGGCTCGGCCTCGACACCGAAGCCGGCCAGGAGTACTGGGCGGCCATGAACCTGGCCGGCGACTACGCCTCGGCCTGCCACGCCCAGATTCACCAGCGCTTGGCGAAAGCTCTGGGCGAACGGCCCCTGGCCAAGGTGGAAAACCACCACAACTTCGCCTGGAAAGAGCGGCTGGCCGATGGCCGCGAGGTGGTGGTGCACCGCAAAGGCGCCACGCCGGCCGGCGCAGGCGTGCTCGGCATCATCCCCGGCTCGATGACGGCCCCTGGCTTCATCGTGCGCGGTAAAGGGCTGGCGGAGTCGTTGGCTTCGGCCTCGCACGGCGCCGGGCGGCTCATGTCGCGCACGCGGGCCAAGGCGGAGCTGACCGAATCGGGCGTGCGCAAGCACCTGGCCGAGCACGGCATCGAGCTCATCGGGGGCGGGCTCGACGAGGCGCCGATGGCCTACAAGGACATCCACACCGTGATGGCCAGCCAGCGCGAGTTGGTGGACGTGCTGGGCTCGTTCACGCCGAAAATCGTGCGGATGGACGGAGCGTAA